Below is a window of Myxococcaceae bacterium JPH2 DNA.
CAACCACCCACAGCCCGCCTCCAGGAAGCCCACGCGCAGCGCCGGGTGTCGCTCCAGCACGCCACCCTCGATGAGCGCGAGCAGCGCCATCATCTGCTCCATGGGATGCGAGCACGCGTGCATCGCGAAGCGCGTGTCGAAGCGATCCGCGCCGGCCGCGGGCAGCCGCGCGTGCGTTCCCTCGTGGAGCGCCACCGCGATGCCCAGGCGCTCGCACGCGCTCCAGAAGGGCTCGTGGTCCGGATGGCTCAGCGTGCGGCCTCGCACGGGATTGGGAGGCAGCACCACGGCCTTCCATCCGAAGCTCGCCACGCGCTCCAACTCGGGCACCATCGCGGCGGGGTCGTGCATGGGGATGGCTCCGACGGCGCGCAGTCGCTCCGGGTTCTCGCGGCAGAAGTCGCGCAGCCAGTCGTTGTAGGCGCGCGTGAAGGCCGTGGCCCGCTCGGGCGCCATCGAGTCGATGCGCAAGAGGAACAGCGCGGACGTGGGGTACAGGAAGGCCACGTCCAAGCCCGTGCGCTCCATGGCGCGGAGCTGTCCCTGCGGTGAAGCACCCACCGCGAGGCTTCCTTGCCGCTGATACAGCGTCCACGCCATCTCGACGTGGGCCCGCTCGGACACCTTGTTCCATGCGGGCTGCCCATCGAGCATGAGCGTGGGCGGCACCGGGAGCAGCCCCTTGGCGCCCAGCCGGGCCGCGCGTTGGGGCAGGGACTCGCGGGGCGCGAGTAGCTCTTGATACGGCGCGCCCGCGCGGTACTCGGGGGGCAGGTACTCGCGCCACATCTCCAGGGGCTCGATGACGTGGCGGTCGGCGTCGAGGATGCGAAGGCCGTCGCGCATGCGCTGGCTCCGAAGCGGGTCGAAGGGGCTAGAGGAAGAGGGGAACGGGGTTGAGCCGCGCTTCGTCCAGGGGCGCGTCTCGCCACCCCAGGCGCACGGGAACGTCATACAGACGCCCTGGGCCCAGGCGTGGCCAGAAGTGACGCAGCCCGGGCACGGTCACCTTCACCACCGATAGACCGATGTCTGGCCGCGTCTGATCCAGCACCAAGGTCTCCAGGCCCACCCGTGCCGCGCGCGCGACGCAGTCGAGCACGTCCTCGCGCAGGTCTCTCAGGGGCACGGGCGCGAAGTCGGCTCGCACGCGCGAAGCCTGCGTCTCATCGGGGAAGAGGAAGGCCAGGTCATCGAGCGCCGCCGCGTCCCAAGGGGGAGGAAGCTGGGCGCTCGGGTCGAAGAGTTGATTGAACTCGGTGAGCGCGCGCATCAGCGCGAGCCGCGCGTCGAGGTGCGCTCCGAAGCCCACGCAGAACCGTCCTGCATCGGGAGCCCGACCGAGCGCCACGAACGTGGGGATGCCCAGGTCGTGCGTGAGGTCCAAGGCCCAGAGTCGCCAGCCGTGGCCACGGTGATGCTCCACCAGCTCCGCGAAGTAGGGCTCGCCGAAGGACTCCAGGTCCACTCCGGGGCGGCGCAGGCGGTTGTACCACCAGAGCGCGACGGCATCCCGCTCGGCCAGCTCCAGGAAGCCTTGGAGGATGGCCTCCTCCACGCTGTTGCCCGCCGCGTGGCCATTGGAGTCCTGCTGGCCGAAGCGCGGGGCGGTGTCGTGGGGATAGCGCGCGTAGCACAGGGCCGTGGGCAGGTAGCGCAGGCGCTCGTGCGTGAGCGACCACACGGGTGTCCAGTCCACGGGCTGCTCCGCGTCGAAGGGCTCCGGCACGGCCCGACGAGTCGCGCCGTATCGCGCGGAGAGCGCCTCGCGGTCGCGGTACTGCGCGTCGCTGAAGAGGAGCACGTCGCGCGGATGTACCGCCGCGTCTCCCAGTTCGGTGAGTCGTGCCTTCACGCGCGGCTCGTCGCCTTGGAACATCGCGCTCACGCGCTCCAGCCCCTCGCACAGCGCGCTCGCTCGCGATTGCGCGGGCGTTCGTCCCTTGCCCGCGCTCATCGCATGAAAGTCATCGACCGAGGGCCGCTGCGTCTCGGGCTGCGTGAAGTAGGCCGCGCCGAAGACCGGGCGCAGAGGATGGTTCCGCCCCTCCACTGGACCCAGGCTGCTGAGCACGCCCGTGAGTGGGCTGATGAGGTGCTCATGCCGCGCGAACGTCTCTTCGGGCGTCACGCCGCGAAAGCCATTGTCATCCGTGGTCCGGCGCGGACGCGCCTCCAGGACGAGCGGCTGTCGTGCGCGTGCTGCGAGCAGGCCCGCATCTCCGCAGGCAGGGCACTGAGGTCGGCGCACCACCCGGTGCTCGGTGAGGTGGAGCTTGTGTGGCTCCAGGACGAAGAGGGTGTTCGACAGCGTGCCCTGGCCGCCACTCGCGACCCACCGCGCGAGCGCCAGGGCCGCGAACGAGGCGGCGGCCTGGATGCTGGTGGGCAGCGCCGTCAGGTGAGGGCGGCCCTTGCGAAGATTCTGCGCCTCGAGGAACCCCAACACGGGACGGTTCCTGCGCAGCCGATGCGCGAGGCACGCCCAGCAGGGATTCTCCGCGCCCCGAAACACGGGGCCCACCCAGGGGCTCGTGCCGCTCGGCTTCACGAGCAGCCACGGCGCCTTCGGCCACGCTGGGGCGCGGACCCACGCCTCCAGCTCGGGCGAGAGGTAGTCGCGCACGAGCACCACGCGCAGGGGAGAGTCCTCACGGACGGTGAGGCCAGAGCCCGTCAGGGCCTCGGGCCACGGGCCTGACTCAAGCCCGTCCAACGCGAGCACTGAAACCGGGGATGCGGACAGCCAGGTTCGCGCCTCGTGCGGGGCCACGCCGGTCGCGTGCCAGTACTCGGTGACCGCGGGATCGCCCTCGTGGACAACCTCCACGAGGTGGCCGCGCTGCTCCAAGCGCATGATGGCGTAGAGCGCATCCTGGCGAGGGACGGGGGGACTCATCGTGGCGAGCGCGGCCAGCACCTCACGGACGGTGCGCTGGCCATCCAGGAGCGGGGCCGCGCGAATCTGGGCGGTCCCCGTGAGCAGGAACTGCTCGCGCTCGCTCATCAGGAGCGCGCGCTGCTCGTCGAGAATCTCCAGCCGGAGATGCGGCGGGAAGCGGAGGACTCGGTCGAAGGCGTCGCGCATGGCGGATGCAAGCGTCAGGCAGAACGAGACGCGGGGCGGTCCAGGGCGAAGCCCATCTCGCCATCCGGGGTCAGCCCGGTCCGTAGCCAACCCGCGCGCGCATAGAAGCGCTCGGCGCGAGTCCCCGGTGCCGTGCTCAGGACGATGCGGCTGGCACCCCCAGCGAAGAGCCACGTGGTGGCCTGGGCCAGCAAGGCCTGCGCGATGCCCTGTCCCTCGTGCGGAGGATCGATGAACAGGGCCCAGATGGAGGCCGTCTCCTGGTCCGCGATGGAGAAGCCCGCGACGCGGCCCTCGTGCTCGCAGACCCAGCCCTTGCCTCGGTGGACGATGTAGTCGTGCACCATCTCCGGCGGGACGCGTGAGGGATGGGAGAGCCGGTTCTCTCTCACCGCCCACCTCACGCGCATCAACTCGGGGATGTCTTCAACGGCGGCTTCGCGAATGTGCATGGGAGCCTCACCGCGCGCTGCTTCAGGTTGGAGGCTGCGTTGTATCGCACGCCGCCGCGAAGCCCAGGGCTTTCCATGCAACGCGAGGCCGGTCGCGAGGGACCCGCCTCGTTGGCGCCGATGAGCCCAGGCCATGGGCTCACCGGGACCTGTGCCTCACGCGGCCTCGCGTCCGTCCTTCTCCGCGTCTCGCGCCAGCCGCTTCTGGATGGCGAGGAAGAGGGCCTCGTGCGTGGCCGGCGAGGCCAGCTCCACCGTGCCTCCGGGCCGGCCGAACGCGGCCACGGCGTCCCGCAGCGCCTCGCGCGCGGAGATGGCCAGCATGAGCGGCGGCTCGCCCACCGCCTTGCTGCCGTGGATGACGTTCGCCTGATTCGCGTCATCGAGCAGTCGCACGCGCAGGTCGATGGGCGCGTCGCTGAACGCGGGCACCGGGTACGTGCTGGCCGAGTGGGTGAGCAGCCGCCCCTGCGCGTCCCACCGCAGGTCCTCGCCCGTGAGCCACCCGAGCCCTTGGACGTACGCGCCCTCGACCTGTCCTCGGTCCACGCCGGGGTTGAGCGAGTCGCCCACGTCCTCCAGCAGGTCCGCGCGCAGCACGCGCTTCATGCCGGTGTAGCCATCCACCTCCACCTCCGTCACGGCGGCGCCATAGGCGAAGTAGAGGAACGGGCGTCCTCGGCCCCGGGCCTTGTCGTAGCCGATTCCGGGCGTCTGGTAGTACCCGGTGACGGACATGCCCACGCGCGCCAGATAGGCCGCGTCCACCACCTGCGCGAACGTCAGCGCGCGCTCGGGCGGAGCCTCCGCGGGAGCCACGCGACCGTCGCGGAAGATGAACGCCTCGGGCGCGAGTGTCTGGCCTCGCTGCTCAGCCCACAGTCGCGCCGCCACGGGCGCCAGCCGTCCTCGCAACGTGACACACGCCTCGCGCACCGCGGCGCCGTTGAGGTCCGAGCCACTGGACGCGGCCGTGGCCGAGGTGTTGGGCACCTTGTCCGTGGCGGTCTTCATCACGCGGATCGCCTCGGCGCTGACGCCCAGCTCGCGCATGGCCACGCCTTGAAGCTTCGTGTGCAGGCCCTGGCCCATCTCCGTGCCGCCATGCGACAGCAACACCGAGCCATCCCGATACACGTGCACCAGCGCGCCCGCCTGGTTGAGGAACGTCGCGGTGAAGGAGATGCCGAACTTCACGGGGGTGATGGCGAGGCCGCGCTTGATGCGAGGGCTGCGCTGGTTGAAGGCCGCCACCTCCTCGCGCCGACGGGTGAACTCGGAGGAGGCCACCAGCTCGCGCCACATGCGCGGCAGGCGGTTGTCATCCAGCTCCTGGCCGTAGTGCGTGGTGTTGGTGTCACCCTTGCCGTCGTAGAGGTTGCGCTCGCGCACGGCCTCGGGCGCGACGCCGAGCGTCCTCGCCACGCGGTCCAGGATGTCCTCGGTGACGAGCATGCCCTGCGGGCCACCGAAGCCGCGGAACGCCGTGTTGGATGCGAGGTTCGTGCGCGCCACGCGTCCGGAGAAGGACACGGCGGGCACGTGGTACGCGTTGTCGAGGTGGAACAGGCCTCGGTCGAGGATGGACTCGGACAGGTCCAGGGACCAGCCACCATTCGAGACGAGGTGGACGCGCAGGGCGAGCACTCGGCCCGTGGCGTCGAAGCCCACCTCCCACGCCGCGTAGAAGGGATGGCGCTTGCCCGTGAGCATCATGTCCACGTCACGGTCCAGCATCCACCGCACGGGCCGGCCGGTGTGCCACGAGGCCAGCGCCACCAGGGCCGCCGGGGCGTTGCCCTGCGTCTCCTTGCCGCCGAAGCCGCCACCCATGCGCGGTGACTGCACCACCACCTGATGACGGTGCAGCGCGAGCACGTGCGCCACCACGGCCTGCACCTCGGACGGGTGCTGCGTGGAGGACGTCACGGTGACGTCGCCGTCGTCGCCCTTCTCGGCGAAGGCGGCGTGTGTCTCCAGGTAGAAGTGCTCCTGCCCACCCAGCGAGAACGTGCCCGCGAGCCGATGCGGACTGGCCGCCAGCGCCGCGTCCACGTCTCCGCGACGGATGACGTGCGGCTCGGTGTGGTAGCTGTCCCGAGCAATCGCGTCCTCGACGGTGAGGATGGCGGGCAGGGGCTCATACTCCACGCGCACGCGCTGGGCGCCCTCGCGGCACGCGTCGATGGACTCTCCGACCACGAGCGCCACGACCTGCCCGTGGAACAGCACCTCGCGATCCGCGAGCAGCGGTTCATCATGGCGGATGGGGCCCGTGTCGTTCATGCCCGGGATGTGCTCGGCCAGAAGCACGGTCACCACGCCCGGGACGGTCAGCGCCTCCGAGGCGTCGCGTCGAAGGATGCGCGCGTGCGCATGCGGCGCGCAGACCGGCCACACCTCCAACATGGGGCGGCGCTGCGCGACGTCGTCCACGTACTGCGCGCTCCCCGTCACATGTCCGAGCGCGCTGTCATGGCGCAGCTCGCGGCCGTGGTCGGCGCTCACGCCCGACTCACCGGGCAGGAAGCCGGGGGCCGCGTCCAGATGGGGGCTGCGCTCGCCGGTGAAGAGCTTCTCCAGCAGGGCCACCACCAGTCCCCGACGGTACTCGGCGCTGCCTCGCAGGTCGCTGATGGGAGACAGCTCCGTCGAGAGCACGGCCGTCGCTCGCGCCAACGTCTCGCGCGTCCACGGCTGTCCCACGAGCGCGGCTTCTGTCTTTCGCGCACGCACGGGCGTTGCCGCGACGCCGCCAAAGCCCAGGCGCGCGCTGACCACGGTGTTCTCCGCGCTCAGCTCCACGCAGAAGCCCGCCGCGACGATGCTGATGTCCAGCTCGCGCCGCTTGGAGACCTTGAACGAATCCGCAATGCGGCGGTGTCCCTGGGCCATGCGCGCGTGCGGGATGACGATGTGGCGGACCAGCTCGTCTGGCTGAATCGCCGTCTTGCGATAGGCGAGGAAGAAGTCAGACAGCGCCACGGTCCGCTCGCCGCGCGTGGAGGCGAGGACCAGCTGCGCGTCCAACGCGAGCAGCACCGGCGCCATGTCTCCAATGGGGGAGGCCGTCACCAGATTGCCGGCGAGCGTGGCGCGCTGGCGAATCTGTCGGGACGCGAAGA
It encodes the following:
- a CDS encoding amidohydrolase, coding for MRDGLRILDADRHVIEPLEMWREYLPPEYRAGAPYQELLAPRESLPQRAARLGAKGLLPVPPTLMLDGQPAWNKVSERAHVEMAWTLYQRQGSLAVGASPQGQLRAMERTGLDVAFLYPTSALFLLRIDSMAPERATAFTRAYNDWLRDFCRENPERLRAVGAIPMHDPAAMVPELERVASFGWKAVVLPPNPVRGRTLSHPDHEPFWSACERLGIAVALHEGTHARLPAAGADRFDTRFAMHACSHPMEQMMALLALIEGGVLERHPALRVGFLEAGCGWLPSWLWRLDEVAFKYMGGEVAAQVRHKPSDYFRRQCFIALEPGEPGIEEVVRAVGPDCLLVGTDFPHVDHDDAIVDEMASLRARLPEDVVRKILWDNPARFYGLEPGISTS
- a CDS encoding GNAT family N-acetyltransferase codes for the protein MHIREAAVEDIPELMRVRWAVRENRLSHPSRVPPEMVHDYIVHRGKGWVCEHEGRVAGFSIADQETASIWALFIDPPHEGQGIAQALLAQATTWLFAGGASRIVLSTAPGTRAERFYARAGWLRTGLTPDGEMGFALDRPASRSA
- a CDS encoding TOMM precursor leader peptide-binding protein, whose product is MRDAFDRVLRFPPHLRLEILDEQRALLMSEREQFLLTGTAQIRAAPLLDGQRTVREVLAALATMSPPVPRQDALYAIMRLEQRGHLVEVVHEGDPAVTEYWHATGVAPHEARTWLSASPVSVLALDGLESGPWPEALTGSGLTVREDSPLRVVLVRDYLSPELEAWVRAPAWPKAPWLLVKPSGTSPWVGPVFRGAENPCWACLAHRLRRNRPVLGFLEAQNLRKGRPHLTALPTSIQAAASFAALALARWVASGGQGTLSNTLFVLEPHKLHLTEHRVVRRPQCPACGDAGLLAARARQPLVLEARPRRTTDDNGFRGVTPEETFARHEHLISPLTGVLSSLGPVEGRNHPLRPVFGAAYFTQPETQRPSVDDFHAMSAGKGRTPAQSRASALCEGLERVSAMFQGDEPRVKARLTELGDAAVHPRDVLLFSDAQYRDREALSARYGATRRAVPEPFDAEQPVDWTPVWSLTHERLRYLPTALCYARYPHDTAPRFGQQDSNGHAAGNSVEEAILQGFLELAERDAVALWWYNRLRRPGVDLESFGEPYFAELVEHHRGHGWRLWALDLTHDLGIPTFVALGRAPDAGRFCVGFGAHLDARLALMRALTEFNQLFDPSAQLPPPWDAAALDDLAFLFPDETQASRVRADFAPVPLRDLREDVLDCVARAARVGLETLVLDQTRPDIGLSVVKVTVPGLRHFWPRLGPGRLYDVPVRLGWRDAPLDEARLNPVPLFL
- the xdhB gene encoding xanthine dehydrogenase molybdopterin binding subunit, producing MSNTFEFQLNGQPVRVEGTSPNTTLLDFLRARGATGTKQGCAEGDCGACTVALVDRDAQGNRCLRAFNSCITLLPMVAGREVVTVEGVGRRDAPHPVQQAMVKHYGSQCGFCTPGFVMSMTEAYCRKDVRSPEAVADQLCGNICRCTGYRPIRDAMMEALAARDASSAHASLPGVSLEGPATPVPAIQYEVRDQRFLRPTTWADLLSLRAAHPEATLVAGATEVGVDVTKKSRRFPFLISTEGVPELRAIRRGTDAWYVGGAASLVELEDALGAELPEVTKMLNVFASRQIRQRATLAGNLVTASPIGDMAPVLLALDAQLVLASTRGERTVALSDFFLAYRKTAIQPDELVRHIVIPHARMAQGHRRIADSFKVSKRRELDISIVAAGFCVELSAENTVVSARLGFGGVAATPVRARKTEAALVGQPWTRETLARATAVLSTELSPISDLRGSAEYRRGLVVALLEKLFTGERSPHLDAAPGFLPGESGVSADHGRELRHDSALGHVTGSAQYVDDVAQRRPMLEVWPVCAPHAHARILRRDASEALTVPGVVTVLLAEHIPGMNDTGPIRHDEPLLADREVLFHGQVVALVVGESIDACREGAQRVRVEYEPLPAILTVEDAIARDSYHTEPHVIRRGDVDAALAASPHRLAGTFSLGGQEHFYLETHAAFAEKGDDGDVTVTSSTQHPSEVQAVVAHVLALHRHQVVVQSPRMGGGFGGKETQGNAPAALVALASWHTGRPVRWMLDRDVDMMLTGKRHPFYAAWEVGFDATGRVLALRVHLVSNGGWSLDLSESILDRGLFHLDNAYHVPAVSFSGRVARTNLASNTAFRGFGGPQGMLVTEDILDRVARTLGVAPEAVRERNLYDGKGDTNTTHYGQELDDNRLPRMWRELVASSEFTRRREEVAAFNQRSPRIKRGLAITPVKFGISFTATFLNQAGALVHVYRDGSVLLSHGGTEMGQGLHTKLQGVAMRELGVSAEAIRVMKTATDKVPNTSATAASSGSDLNGAAVREACVTLRGRLAPVAARLWAEQRGQTLAPEAFIFRDGRVAPAEAPPERALTFAQVVDAAYLARVGMSVTGYYQTPGIGYDKARGRGRPFLYFAYGAAVTEVEVDGYTGMKRVLRADLLEDVGDSLNPGVDRGQVEGAYVQGLGWLTGEDLRWDAQGRLLTHSASTYPVPAFSDAPIDLRVRLLDDANQANVIHGSKAVGEPPLMLAISAREALRDAVAAFGRPGGTVELASPATHEALFLAIQKRLARDAEKDGREAA